The nucleotide window TGGCTTCAGAATAAGTTCCGTCTTTCTCCGTACGTCCATAATTAAAACAGATCATCGGATATTCCATTCCGTTGGAAGCTTCTACAGATTGTGCTACCGGATATGGATAAGGAATCGTGAATTCTGAATAGGTTTTTATGGTGTGAGCCACCGCTTTTGTAGAGAATTTCCTGTAAAGTCCGTAAGCTTCTTTTCCGTAGAAACTCATCGCCATTACCTTATTGTTGTTTTCTGGGATCAAAACTTTCATGCCGTCCCAAACAAATTTTCTTGATGAACCCCAAGCAAAGTCACGCACATTTTCCGCTTCGAATTTCCAGGTTTTTCTTTCCTTGGATTTATTTTTTTCTGCTTTTTTAGCTTCATCAAGTGTTACGATCTCAATCGGTTCGTTAGAATTTTCAGCTTGCTTGTATCTTGCCAATTGAGCCGAAGTCAAAACTTGGTCATAATTTTTACAAACACCAGTTCCGCCAATGATGTGATCCGCTGGAACATTCATAGAAACTTTGAAGTTTCCAAAAACCAATGCGAACTCGCCACGACCTGTAAATTGATGGTTTTGCCAACCGTGGAAATCGCTGTAAACGCACATTCTCGGATACCATTGTGTCATTGTGTAAAGGTCATTGCCATCGTCAGGGAAGTTTTCATAACCACCACGACCGCCTTTTTCCATTCGGTTCGGGATGTTATAGTTCCAGTCCACTTTGAAGGTGAATTTCTCTCCAGCTTTCAAAGGTTTTGCCAGGTCGATCCTCATCATCGTTTTGTTCACGACATATTTGATCGGCGAACCGTTGGCGTCGGTCACTTTTTCAAGATTTACACCGTAGCCATCGTCTTTTGCAGGAAGTTCAGATGTTTTTAATCTATCGATGTTTGCTGCTTTGGGTAGAGTGGAGGAAGAAGGGTAATCTGCATTTTTTACAGAAGATTGCTGATTCTCATCCAGCTGAAGCCAAAGATATTCTAAAGTGTCGGGAGAATTATTATAATAGGTGATCGTTTCGGAACCTTTAAGATTTCTTTTGTCTTCATCCAAATAGGCGGAAATATCGTAGTCGGCACGTTGTTGCCAATATTGATTTCCTGGCGCACCAGAAGCCGTCCTGTAAGTATTTGGTGTTGGAAGGATCGTGCCGAGTTGTTCAAACTTATTCCCGTGATTGCTCCCAGGATTGTTTTGAATATTTTGAGCACCGACAAAAACACTGGCAAATAGAAGACCTAAAACTTTTAATTTCATTTCCGAAAAATTAATGACTAATAAAATTATATGTCATCAAATTTAGGAAATAGTTACTGAAAAATTTGAAAAGGAAAAGGCTTATTGCTGTTTTGTTTGCAAAATCAATTTTTAAACCACAGATTTTCGCCTTTTAGAATCAGTGGACTTGGAAAATTGTTGGTAAATAATCCTCCAGTTCCCAGACCTTGTGGCATTGGATTCTTTTTGTTATAAGTATATTGTGCTATGGCGTTCAGTCCGATGTTGCTTTCCAATGCGGAAGTGATCCACCAATCGATGTTGTTTTTTTCTGCCAAATTGATCCACTCATCTGAGCCGGAAAAACCACCGATCAAACTTGGCTTCAAAATAATGTATTGAGGTTCGATCTCCTTCAGAAGTTCTTTTTTTGACTCGATATTTAAAACGCCTATTAATTCCTCGTCGAGAGCAATTGGCGTTGGCGTGTTTTTGCAAAGTTCAGCCATCGCTTTCCAGTTTCCAGCTTGTATTGGCTGTTCGATAGAATGAATTTCTAATTCTGCCAATTCTTCCAAAACCAATTTTGCCTGTTCCGGAGAGAAAGCACCGTTTGCGTCCACACGAAGTTCGATTTGTTCTTTCGGGAATTTATTTCTTATTGATTTGATCACTTCTTTCTCCGATTGCCAGTCTACGCCGATCTTCAGTTTGATGCAAGTGAACTGATCTTTCAATTTTTCTTCAATTTGAGAATGCATAAATGCTGCATTTCCCATCCATATCAAACCATTGATCTTGATTGAATCTTTTCCTTCTGTAAAATCACTCGGAAAATAGAGGTCGCCTTGATGTTTCAAATTGGCAAGCGCTTGTTCGATCCCAAAAATAATCGACGGATGATTTACCAATTCTTCCTTCAATTCTTCAAAACTCAAATTGATGTTCCGACAAGCCCATTCCAAAGCAGCTTCGTAATCGTCGTCGTCATCAAAACTCAATCCTCGGAAAAGTGCACATTCTCCAATTCCTTTTTTGTCGTCTTCGGTAATTTCTATGAAATAAGTTTCTTTCGTATTCAAAACACCTCGAGATGTTCCACTTGGCTGTTTGAAATTAAGAATGTATTGGTTGAATGTCGCAGTCTTCATCCTACAAAAATAAGAAAAGACCGAGAAAATCGGTCTTTTGTATAGTTTAAAATTTTAATTCTAATTTTTGCTGACAGCTTTTGCCATAAATTCCTCAGCCTGCGTCACCATTGCCGCGCTTCCGCAGAAAAACGGAACACGCTGATGCAATTCTGTTGGCTCGATCTCCATAATTCTCTTGAAACCGTCGCTGCACTTTCCGCCAGCCTGTTCTGCTAAGAAAGCCATTGGATTGGCCTCGTAGAGCAGTCTCAATTTTCCATTTGGTGAATGTGATGTTTGCGGATAGATGTAGATCCCACCTTTCAACATATTTCTGTGAAAATCTGAAACCAAAGATCCAATATAACGTGAAGTGTAAGGTCTGTCGCCTTCTTCCTCCTGACAATATTTGATGTAATCTTTCACACCTTGAGGGAATTTTGCATAATTTCCTTCATTGATGGAATAGATTTTCCCCATCGTTGGGAATTTGATGTTTTCGTGAGATAAATAATAAGTTCCAATCGATGGATCTAAAGTAAATCCGTTCACGCCATTTCCTGTCGTGTAGACGATCATTGTAGAAGAACCGTAAACCACATAGCCTGCAGCCACCTGATTGACACCTTTTTGTAAGAAATCTCTCAATTCTACTGGGCTTCCTGGATCGGAAACTCTTCTGTAAATAGAGAAGATCGTTCCCACAGAAACGTTCACATCAATGTTGGAAGAACCATCCAGAGGATCGATCAAAACAACATATTTGCTAAGGTGCGCATTTTCTGTACATTTCACCTCGATGAAATCATCACTTTCTTCTGATGCGATGCCGCACACAACTTCTCTCTGAGATAATGCGGCGATGAAGATGTCATTCGCCAAAACATCTAGTTTTTGCTGATCTTCACCTTGGATATTCATATTTCCAACGTTTCCGATGATGTCTGCAATTCCGGCTTTGTTCACTTCACGGTTTACAATTTTGGTTGCAATTCTGATAGAGCTTATAAGACGGGAAAGTTCTCCGGTGGAATATTTGAAATCATCCTGTTTATCGATGATGAATTCTCCTAAAGTTTGTAACGCTTGTTTTGACATGGGTTTAATTTTCAGATTTACAAAACTATATTATTTTTCAAACAAATGAAACAAAATTTATCACTATTTGATGATACTTATCATATTTCTATTAATATGGTGTAATGTTTCATATTGAGTCATTAAAAAATGCAAAGTCCAATTTTTATATTTCGTTCATTATTAATATTTTTGGGGGTTAATAATAAATTAACGATTTTATTACATTAAAATCAACTGCTTTAAGTCTTAAAAAATCTAATGAAAATCTACAAATTTGGTGGTGCGTCTGTAAAAGATGCTGAAGGTGTAAAAAATGTAGCCTTGGTTCTGGAAACTCAGGGTTTTGAAAAATGTCTGCTGGTGGTTTCCGCAATGGGGAAAACCACGAATGCTTTGGAAAAAGTAGTGGAATATTATTTCAAGAAACAGGATTACCAGAAGGAGATCGAACTGATAAAGAACGATCACATCGCCATTGCCAAAGGTTTATTTTCTGAGAATCATCAGGTTTTCGGAGAGATCTCATTATTTTTTGATGACATTGATTCTTTCTTAAGACGAAACAAATCGCCTAATTATAACTTTGTTTACGATCAGGTTGTGAGTTGCGGCGAGATGATTTCTTCAAAAATATTAAGTGAATATCTTAATGAGATTCAGTTTTTTAACCATTGGCTTGATGCTAGAGATTACATTAAAACTGACAGCAATTACAGAGAAGGAATCGTAAACTGGCAGGAAACGGAACAGAATATTTCCAAATTGGATAAAATCAATTGCTACGTTACTCAAGGATTTATCGGTTCCGAGACCAATAATTTCACGGTAACTTTAGGAAGAGAAGGTTCCGATTACACGGCCGCAATTTTTGCTTATTGCCTCAATGCGGACGAAATGACCATCTGGAAAGATGTTCCGGGTGTGATGACTGGAGATCCTAGGAAATTTGATAACGTGGAATTGTTGTCTTTCATCTCTTACGAAGAAGCAATCGAGATGGCTTATTACGGCGCATCCGTCATTCACCCAAAAACTTTACAGCCACTTAAACAGAAGAATATTCCGTTTTTCGTAAAATCTTTTGTAGAACCGAAAGAACCGGGTACCAAAGTCGGAAACTCCACAGAAAACGAATCTATCGAAAGTTACATCCTCAAAGAAAATCAAACTTTGCTGAATGTTGAAACCCGAGATTTCTCTTTCATAGCCGAGGATCACATCAGTTTGATCTTTACACTTTTAGCAAAATATAAAATTAAAGTTTCTTTGATGCAGAATTCAGCAATTTCATTAGCTTTATGTTTGGAAGACAAATTTGGAACGGCGAACGAATTTAACGAAGAACTGCAACAGAGTTTCATCACACAAATGACGAAAAATGTATCCTTGTTTACCGTTAGAAATGCTGAATTGGACAAGCTGGAGAAATTCTACAAGGACAAAAAAGTACTGTTGGAGCAGATTTCCAAAAAAACCTTCCAAATGGTAACCATGTAAAAACACTATGAGCTTAATTTCTAAAGAAGACTTGATAAAAGCAGCCGGACTCGATAAAATTGGTTTTCTCAAGAGACCCGTTGCGTCTGCGATCATGAATCTCACCAAAATAAATGAAGTCAACACACTTTATAATAAACTCATCCATACAAAAGGTGTGGAATTTTTTGATGAATTTGTAAAAGCGCAGGAACTCAGCTACATTGTTTTTGCGGAAGATCTTTCCAAAATTCCCAAGACCGGACCTTTCATCATTGTTTCCAATCATCCACTGGGTGCGTTGGATGGGATATTGATGTGCAAGATCATTTTGAGTGTCCGTCCGGATTTCAAAGTGATGGGGAATTTTCTCTTGTCCAAAATCAAACCGATGGAACCCTTCGTGATTTCCGTAAATCCATTTGAGGAGCGGAAAGATGCGTATAGCAGTTCATCGGGAATGAGAGAAACTTTCAGACATTTGTCGGAAGGCGGATGTTTGGGAATATTTCCAGCTGGCGAAGTTTCAAATAAAAATAATGAGTACGGGGAAATTCTCGACAGACCTTGGGGAAAAACAGCGCTGAAGATCATTAAAAAAGCAAAAGTTCCTGTAGTTCCTATGTATTTCCACGCCACCAATAGTAAGATTTTTTACAATTTGGCCAAGCTGCATCCAGATTTGCAAACCTTGATGTTGCCAACAGAAATGATGCGCAAGAGAGATCATCCAATCCGTATCCGAATAGGAAAGGCCATCTCTGTAAAGCAAATGCAGGAAGAGGAAACGATCGACGAACTTGGCGATTATCTTTATAATAAGGTTTATATGCTGAAGTCCTATTACGAAAGGAGAAAAAGCATTACGGAAAAATTGAAGCTTCCAAATATGTCGCTCAAAAATCCATTGGTAAAGCAGAATAATATCGTACAGAATATCATTGATGAAACGCCGACGGAGGATATTGAAACCGAAATAAACACGCTAAAAAATACCGAAAACAAAAAGCTTTTCTCTCACGGCGATTACGATGTGTTTTTTACGACGTCAGCCGAGATTCCTTTTATAATGAGGGAAATCGGGCGTCAAAGAGAATTGACGTTCCGGGCAATTGGTGAAGGCACAAACCTCCCTTTTGATCTGGACGAATATGATAACCATTATCACCACCTTTTTATGTGGGATAATGCCGGCAAAAAGCTGGTTGGCGCCTACAGGATGGCTTTGGGGTCAGAAGTGATGAAGAAATATGGAATTGATGGATTCTATACGAGCTCACTTTTCGAATACGATCCGGAGTTGCAACCATTCTTCCGAAAAGTGATCGAAATGGGACGTGCTTATGTTTCTGTGGAATATCAGCAGAAGCCTTTTCCGTTATTCTTACTGTGGAGAGGAATTGTGCACGTTTGCCTCCGAAATCCAGAGCATAAATTCCTGATGGGTGGTGTAAGTATCAGCAATAAGTTTTCAGAATTTTCGAAATCTTTGATGATTGAGTTTATGCGATCTCACTATTACGATTCTGCCGTTGCGCAATACATTCATCCAAAAAATGAATTTAAAGTGGTGATGAAGGAACGTGATAAAGCGTTGTTTTTCGAAGATATTGATGCCGATCTTAATAAATTAGATAAGATTATTGATGATCTAGAGCCAGAACTTAGATTGCCGGTTTTAATCAAAAAATACATCAAGCAGAATGCAAAAATGATCGCCTTCAACGTAGATCCAAACTTTAACGATGCGATTGATGGATTGATGTACATCCGAATCAGCGATCTTCCGGAAGATACGATAAAGCCTGTTTTGGAGGAGTTAAGTGATTTTTTCAAAGCACAAACTGAAAAAAAATCCTCTGAAAATCAGTAATTTTCACATAAATATTGACTAATTTTCAATATAATTTGCATCGTAAGGATAAAGACTATATTTTTGCACCACTCAAAATAACAATGCGAGTGATGGTTTCTTAGCTCAGTTGGTAGAGCAATGGATTGAAAATCCATGTGTCCCTGGTTCGATCCCTGGAGAAACCACAATTTAATATTGATTTACTATTAATATTTTAAAACTAATAAATGAGTTCATTGCTCAAAAAAACAATGGTTTCTTAGCTCAGTTGGTAGAGCAATGGATTGAAAATCCATGTGTCCCTGGTTCGATCCCTGGAGAAACCACTTAAAACCGCCTAACTTTAGGCGGTTTTTTTTATTTGTATTTTTGATCAATTTAATATTCTTTTCACAAATCACTCTCGTCAAATGAAATTTGAATTTTACAAACCAAAAAATGAACTTTTGAGAAAGTACATTGAAGGATATTATTTCATTTCGCCAGATGAGAACGCAGGGCCATTGCATTACTGGACGTTCCCAAATAATTTCTTCATAGTCTCCATAAATCAAAATGCAGATGTTGAGATCAATGACAAGCAAATAATCGTCAGGCAATCCAAGAATGAAAATATCATTTCAGATTTTGTTGCAAAATATACTAAGCCAATTGAGGTGTGCTACGAAGGTGTGGTAGCTGAAGTGACAATTTACTTCAAGCCATTAGGGATTAATCAATTTGTGAAAAATCCTGAGATTTTCTTTAAAAATATTCTAGGTCTGCATTTTAATCCTTTCGAAGATTTGAATGATTCGATGGAAAGTATCTTCAAAATCAAGGATAGAGAAATTCAAAATTAGAAGAATTTTGGCTTTCAAAGTTGGAAGAGAAGGATTTTTCAGATTTAGAAAATATAATTTCCGACATCGAATCAGATTTTAGAATTGATGATATTGCCATCAAAAATAATTTCTCAAGACAATATCTAAACAGACTTTTTTCTAAGACAATCGGAAAATCGCCGTCGGAATATCGCAAGATTCATCGTTTTAGAAATGCGATTATCAATCAAAAAAATCAGAAAAATTTGACCGATCTGTCACTTGAAAGTTCATTTTACGACCAGTCACATTTAATCAAGGATTTCAAGCAACTTACGAATGTGAGTCCGAATTCTTTCTTTAAAACCGTCAATACGGAAAAGGAAAATGTCTGGCTTTTTATCTAAGGTTTCCATTTTTACAATCTCAGGTTGTTTCCCAAATCTATATTTGCATCATAATATTTAGATATAATGAAACAATTACTTTTTTTAACGGCAGTATTGTTAGTAAATTTCACTTTCTCCCAAGAAACTAAATGCAACTGCAGCCAGGCATTAAATCAATTGATCAACAAGATAGAGAACAATTATCCAGGTTTTGAAGATAAAACCAAGGACAAAGAATCTTACATCGATTTTAAAAACAACCTGATTAGTCAATCCAAAAGTTCAGACGATTTGGCTTGTCAAAAAACAATGAAAAAGTACACCGATTTCTTCAAAGATCCGCATCTTTGGGTAGGGATGAACAATCGGCCTTTTGCAAATGCAAATAATGGTTCTGCTGAAAAACTAAATATTGACATTAAAGATTTTCAGAAAAATATAGTTAAGTCAGTTGATGAATTTGAAGGTATTTGGTCAACAGACGGTTATAAAATCGGAATTAAGAAGACAAATGCGAATGAATATGTCGGTTTTATCATTGAATCTGCTTCTAATTCCTGGAAAGCTGGCGATGTAAAATTCAAAATATTCTCCGAACAAAAATTTGAATATTTGTTAGGAGATAAATCCAAAAAATATGGAAAATATAAGTTCTTCGATAAAAACATTTTGTTCTTCGATGAAATAGATGTCGCATTAGCAAAGGAGATTTCCAAACCAAGTGTCGCTTTTGAACAGCAGGAGAAAAGATTGAAAGACTTGACAGGTTTTAGTTTTAAAAAAGTGTCGGAGAAAACTTCAATTCTGAAATTACCAAGTTTTGAACACCATCTTGTAAAAGAAATCGACAAACTGATCGAAGATAATAAAGCTTTGCTAGAAAACAGCGAAAATCTCATTATCGATATTAGAGGAAATGGTGGAGGAAATGGTGGAGGAACAACGGATGCATACCAAAAACTATTGCCTTACATTTCTGGAAAATCAATCCAACATACTGGCGTTGAGTTCTTGGCAAGTCAGACTTTCCTCAATAGTTTGGAAAAATATAAAAAGAACCTTGGAAAAGATGAGTCAACTGAAATTGTTGATAATCAAATTGCTAAAGTGAAAGAAAACCTGGGACGATATTTTAATTACGATGAAAAAGGCGGATTGAATCGTGTCCAAAAAATTGATGTCGCATCAAAAAGTCCAAAAAACATAATTATTCTGGCCAACAAATGGACAGGAAGTTCCGCGGAATATTTGCTTTACATTGCCAAGCAAAGCAAGAAGGTAAAAATTATGGGAATCCCAAGTTACGGCGCTTTGGACTATGGAAATGCAATTTATACAGAATTTGGCTGTCAGGATTATCAGCTTTTATTACCAACTTACAAGGCGATGCGCTTGCCGGAATATCCAATTGATAACATCGGAATTCAACCCGATATTTATCTGGATCAATCGGTGGAAGATTGGACACAATTTGCAATCGATTATTTAGAAAATTAGTTTTTAATAAAAACAAAAAATCCTGAATCGTAAATATTCAGGATTTTCTTTTATAGTTTTTTCTCAACTCTCACTGCATCAGGAACCATAATCTGATAGTTTCCGCCATAGGAGATTATTTCTCGAACAATGCTACTGCTGATGTACGATTTGCCTGAAGATGTCAAAAGGAAAATTGTTTCAATGGTATTTTCCCTTGTCAAAGCTCGGTTGGTTTGGGCAATTGACTTTTCAAATTCAAAGTCGGCCGGATTTCGCAAGCCTCTCAAAATGAAATTCACGTTTTTACTTTTACAGTAATCGATGGTCAATCCTTCAAAATCATCGACTTCAACATTAGGAAATTTTTCGAAGGTTTTTCTGATGAATTCCTTGCGTTGCTCCAGAGAGAACATATATTTTTTCTGAGAATTCTTTCCGATGGCGATGATGATCTTGTCAAAAAGCGGAACGGCGCGCTCTACGATATCGTAATGTCCAAGTGTGATGGGATCGAACGATCCGGGGAAAACAGCAATTTTCATTTATTTCAGATTTAAAAAAAATTAAGCCAAAGACTTTTCTCTGGCTAATTTATAATTATTTATTTAAAGCTTTCTCAACTTCGCTTCCACAAAGGTCTTTGATGGAGATTCCGTAGATTTTCGCTTGTTGCGGAAGGATACTTGCCGGCGAAAATCCAGGATTTGTATTCATTTCCAAAAGGTAAGGAATTCCGTCCACAATGATGAATTCTGACCTCGAAAATCCACTCATTCCAAGTGATCTATAAGCTTTGATGGAGATCTCTTCCACCTTCTTTGTCGTCTCTTCGTCAATTCTTGCAGGCGTGATCTCCTGGGAAGCGCCTTCATATTTGGCTTCATAATCGAAGAATTCTTTGTCCGGGATGATTTCCGTAATTCCAAGCACGATGACTTCACCTTTGTAATCCAAAACGCCCACAGAAACCTCGGTTCCGTTTAAAGCGCTTTCAATTAGGATCTCGTCGTCTTCCTTGTAGGCGATTTCAAGTGCATTTTTCAATTCGCTTTTTTCTTTGACCTTGGAAATTCCGAGTGAAGAACCGCTTTGATTGGGCTTCACGAAAAGTGGCAATCCCAATTCTTCCACGATTTTGTCATCAGAAATATCTTCGCCTTTTCTTAGGTAAATACTTTTTGCTGATGGAATTCCGTATTTTGAAAGAACCGCTAAAGTATCTTTTTTGTTAAAGGTCAAGGCACTTTGATAGAAATCACAGCCCGTATATTTTTGTCCAACAGCGTCCCAATAAGCTTGCAGAATTCCGTTTTCGCCAGGCGTTCCGTGGATGATATTGAAACAAGCATCGAATTTCAGACTTTCTCCATTTCCTAGATCGGCAGAAAAATCAGCTTTGTTGATTGGTTTTTTTTGATCGTTTTCATCGAGGAAATACCATTCATCCTTCAGGATGACCACTTTGTAAACATTATAGATTTCACGGTCCAAAGAATCGAAAATCAATTGTCCACTTTTTAGAGAAACTTTGTATTCATCAGAATATCCGCCCATTACGACGGCGATGTTTTTTTTGCTCATTCTAGAATTATATTGAAAACAAATGTAAAAATTTTATGTAGAAAATAGGATTAAATCTTTTCTAATTTTTAAAATATAAACTTAATGTGAAATCAAAAAAACACAAAGGCACAAGATCATTTATAATTATTGATTTATTTAAGGCGCAAAGTTTAATTTCATTAAATAAAAAATCTCTGATTTTCCTCGTGCCTTAAAGCAATAAAATGTTAAAAGAATATTGTGTCTTTGTGTTAAACAAATTTATATCAATAAAAATACAACTTCAAATAAGGCCAATAAACCAAAGCTCCAATACAGATTGCAGATATAGTCGCTAGCAAAACCGCTCCACCAGCCAAATCTTTAATAAGTCCAATTTTCAGATCAAATTCCGGTTGGATGTAATCGCAGATCTTCTCTACGCAAGTATTCAAAGCTTCCGTCACCAAGACGAAGAATGAAACCATAATGATCAACGCACTTTCAAAATTTGAAAGTCCCAAATAGACGATCAGAAAAAGATTAATGATCAATCCCAAAATATGGATCTGGAAATTGCGCTCGTTCCTCAAAATCCACAGGATTCCACGGATTGTGAACTGAACACTTTTATGAAATGGCGGTTTTTTCATAGGAATAATATCAACAAAGATAGATAAATCTAAAAATTGTTAATAACTAAATAAATACAGCTTTTAAAATCACATCAAATTCATTATCTTTGTAGAATTGAAATAAATACAGTTTATGAGATTTATTGTTGCCAGTGGCGATTTGCAAAAAGCTTTACAGACCGTTAGCGGTGTGATTTCCGGTTCACAGTCCAGACCGATTCTGGAGAATTTTCTTTTCGAGTTAGATCAGAACTTGTTGACTGTTACCGCATCAGACGGCGAAACAACGCTAATCACTTCTCTTGAGGTGAAGTCAGATGACAAAGGAAAAATAGCAGTTCCCGGGAAGATCTTTCAAGATTTCTTGAAGACTTACGGCGAGCAACCTTTGACTTTGGCCGTGAAAGATTCCGAAGACGGAAACGGGAGCGTGCTGGAGATCTTGGATGAGAAAGATAACTTTGCAGTAGCGCTAGACAATGCGGACGATTACCCGGAATTGCCGGAGTTCGATGCGTCTCAAAAAGTGTCCATCTCTGGTGGCGTTTTGGCAGAAGCTTTGGCGAACACTTTGTTTGCGACGAGTAACGATTCTCTTCGTCCAGTGATGACAGGTGTTTTGTTTCAATTCAAAGAAGATGAGACGAACTTTGTGTCCACAGATTCTCACAGATTGGTGGTTTATAAAAGAACAGATGTCACACATCCTGAGACTTTGGAATTCATTATGCCGAAAAAACCATTGGCGATCTTCAAAAATATCCTGAACAATTCAACGGAAGATGTTTTGATCGAGTTTAGCGACAATATGGCGAAATTCACCTTTGGGAACAACACTTGGATCTGTCGTTTGATTGATGGAAAATATCCAAACTACAACGCTGTTATCCCGAAAGAAAATCCAAACGTTTTGACCATCAACAGAGGTTTGCTTTTGAGTTCTATCCGTAGAGCGTCCATTATGTCAAACAAATCGACCAATCAGGTAAGATTCAAATTGTCTGGAAACGTGCTTCAC belongs to Chryseobacterium sp. KACC 21268 and includes:
- the dnaN gene encoding DNA polymerase III subunit beta is translated as MRFIVASGDLQKALQTVSGVISGSQSRPILENFLFELDQNLLTVTASDGETTLITSLEVKSDDKGKIAVPGKIFQDFLKTYGEQPLTLAVKDSEDGNGSVLEILDEKDNFAVALDNADDYPELPEFDASQKVSISGGVLAEALANTLFATSNDSLRPVMTGVLFQFKEDETNFVSTDSHRLVVYKRTDVTHPETLEFIMPKKPLAIFKNILNNSTEDVLIEFSDNMAKFTFGNNTWICRLIDGKYPNYNAVIPKENPNVLTINRGLLLSSIRRASIMSNKSTNQVRFKLSGNVLHLHAEDTEYANKADMQIPCDYNGDDINIGFSSKFLTEMLSVLASDDVTMKMSQPNRPGIVEPVDGLEDNESILMLSMPVIGL
- the coaD gene encoding pantetheine-phosphate adenylyltransferase, with translation MKIAVFPGSFDPITLGHYDIVERAVPLFDKIIIAIGKNSQKKYMFSLEQRKEFIRKTFEKFPNVEVDDFEGLTIDYCKSKNVNFILRGLRNPADFEFEKSIAQTNRALTRENTIETIFLLTSSGKSYISSSIVREIISYGGNYQIMVPDAVRVEKKL
- a CDS encoding diacylglycerol kinase family protein codes for the protein MKKPPFHKSVQFTIRGILWILRNERNFQIHILGLIINLFLIVYLGLSNFESALIIMVSFFVLVTEALNTCVEKICDYIQPEFDLKIGLIKDLAGGAVLLATISAICIGALVYWPYLKLYFY
- a CDS encoding D-alanine--D-alanine ligase; the encoded protein is MSKKNIAVVMGGYSDEYKVSLKSGQLIFDSLDREIYNVYKVVILKDEWYFLDENDQKKPINKADFSADLGNGESLKFDACFNIIHGTPGENGILQAYWDAVGQKYTGCDFYQSALTFNKKDTLAVLSKYGIPSAKSIYLRKGEDISDDKIVEELGLPLFVKPNQSGSSLGISKVKEKSELKNALEIAYKEDDEILIESALNGTEVSVGVLDYKGEVIVLGITEIIPDKEFFDYEAKYEGASQEITPARIDEETTKKVEEISIKAYRSLGMSGFSRSEFIIVDGIPYLLEMNTNPGFSPASILPQQAKIYGISIKDLCGSEVEKALNK